The genomic stretch GGAGGGCACGCGCGCGGCATGGAGGGGGGCGCCGCCCTCGATGATCAATCCATCGGGGGTTTCCTCGATCGGCACGCCGAAGGCGCGGAAGTTGGTGGCGATGGCGGCGAGACGGTCGGATTCCTTGACGCGGAGTTCGCCCGCATCCTTGATGACCGTGCGGCCCTCGGCGAGGGCGGCGGCGACGGCGATGATGGGGATTTCATCGATGACGTTGGGGATTTCCGCGCCGCCGATTTCGGTACCCTTGAGGCGTGTGCCTTCGAGGATTTCCAAGGAACCGCAGGGCTCGGTGGCGTTGTCGTTGACGGATTCGCGCAGCTGGGCCCCCATGCGCAGGAGGACGGTGAGGAGGCCGGTGCGGGTGGGGTTGAGGCCGACGTTGGAGATCTTGAGCCGGGCGCCGAGCATGGCGGAGGCGGCGACGAGCCAGAAGGCGGCGGAGGAGAAGTCGCCGGGGACGCGGAAATCCTCGCCGTGGAGCATGGTGCCGCCGTGGACGGTGACGCTGAGGTCCTTCTGTGCGAGGTGGGCGTGGAAGTGACGGAGCATGCGCTCGGTGTGGTCGCGGGAGGCGGTTTTCTCCGTCACACAGGTGCTGCCTTCGGCCTGGAGGCCGGCGAGGAGGATGGCGGATTTCAACTGCGCGCTGGCGACGGGGGTTTTGTAATGGATGCCCTTGAGTTTGCCGCCGCGGACTTCGATCGGGGGGCGATTGTCAGCGCCTTCGCAGTGGATGACCGCGCCCATGGACTCGAGGGGTTCCTTGACGCGTTTCATGGGACGCTTCGAGAGGGAGGCGTCGCCGAAAAGCTTGGTGGCGAAGTCCTGGCCGGAGAGGAGGCCGGTGAGCAGTCGCATGGTGGTGCCGGAATTGCCGCAATCGAGGGGTTCGCCGGAGGCGAGGAATTTGCCGCGGCGGCCCTGGATGATGAATTCGGTCGGGCTGATGGTGTCGATTTCGACCCCGAGGGCCTGCATGGCGTGGAGGGTGGAAAGGCAATCCTCACTGGGGAGAAAGCCGCTGACCCGGGTTTCGCCGTCGGCAAAGCCGGCCATCATGAGGGCGCGGTGGGACATGGATTTGTCACCGGGCATTTCGAATTCGGCGGCCAGTTTACGGATGCGATAGACCTTGATCTTGGACATAGGAATGGGTGGGGGGGAGGGAATTCAAGACAGTGAACGGCGGACCTGACAAGCTTTGTGTAAGAGATCGGTGAGCGTGGCGGCGTCCCCGGCTTCGAGGGCGGAACGGGCTTGGCGACTGGAGGCTTCCAGGCTGGCCAGGGCCTCCAGCACAGCGGTGCGATTTTCCAGGAGAATTTCCGTCCACATTTCCGGGGGGCCCGCGGCGATGCGGGTGACGTCGCGGAAACCGGGTCCGGCAAATTCACGGGCCCCGGCATCGGCGGCGTGGACGAGCAGGGCGGCGAGGAGGTGGGGCAAGTGGCTGATGGCGGCCACGCGCCGGTCGTGTTCCTGGGGCGAGCAGGTGATGGTGCGGCTGCCCAAGGATTCCCAGAAGGCACGCAGGGCGGTCAGGGCGCGGGCCGGGGTGTCGTCGTCCGGGGTGAGGATGGTGAGGGAACCGTCAAAGAGGGAGGCGCGTGCCGCGGAGAGCCCGGATTGCTCGCTGCCGGCCATGGGGTGGCTGCCCAGCCAGGCGCAACGGTCCCGGGTCATGGGGGCCAGGCGGAGGTGGACCGGAGCCTTGACGCTGCCGACATCGGTCAGGACGGTGGCGTGATCCATGGCGGGGAGGATTTGCCGGACCAGATCCGGCATGGCACCGACCGGGGTGCAGAGGACGACGAGGTCGGCCCCGGCGGCGACCCGGACCGGGTCGGTGTCGGCGAGGTCGGCGAGTTGTTGTTCCCGGACGGGGGCCAAGGCCTCGGGGCGGCGGGCCCAGGTGTGGAGGCGGGTGGAGGGTTCCCGCGCGCGCAGGGCCATCAGGATAGAGCCGCCGAGGAGGCCGGGGCCGAAGATGGCGACGGTGCGGTTCATGGATTGATGGATTGATTGAGAAAGGTAGCTCAGGACCGGAGCAGGCGGGAGAAGGCCTCCTCGAAGCGCCGCATTTGTTCGGGCGTGCCGATGGAGACGCGAACCCAGGCCGGAAGGCCGTAGCTGGTCATGGAACGGATGATGATGCCCTCACGAAGCAGGGCCTTGAAGATCCGGTCGGCCTCCCCGACTTCGACGAAGACAAAATTGGCCTCGGAGGGAACGAAGCGGAGGCCCAGCCCGCGGAAAAAGTCCTGCAGGCGGGCGCGTCCGTCGAGGGTCATGGCGCGGGTGCGGGCCATGTGGTCGTCATCGCCCAATCCGGCCAGGGCGCCCGCCTGGGCCATGCTGTTGGCGTTGAAGGGTTGGCGGCAGCGCTGGAGGATTTCCGCGGTCTCGGGGGAGGCGATGCCGTATCCGACGCGGAGGCCGGCCAGTCCCTGGATCTTGGAGAACGTGCGGAGGACGATGACCTGGAGTCCCTGCCTGACCCATTCGACCGAGGCCGGAGGGTTTTCCAGGAATTCATAATAGGCCTCGTCGAGCACGCAGACCACATGGGGCGGGAGCGACCGGACGAACGACTCGAGGGGTTCGTTGGGAATCCGGGTTCCGGTTGGATTGTTAGGATTGGCGATGAAAACCAGGCGGGTGTCCGGGCGGATGGCGGCGCGGATGGCATCGAGGTCGTGGTGGAAGTCGCGGTCGGGGGCCGCGATGAATGTGACATCGAAGAGTTGGGCCATCAACTGGTAGACGACGAAGGCGTGGCGGCTGGCCACGGCGCTGGTGGTGCCGGCGCGGCCGAAGGCGTGGTAGGCGAGTTCGATGATTTCGTTCGATCCGTTGCCGAGCACGACCATGGAACGGTCGACGCCCATTTTTTCCGCGATGGCGTTGCGGAGGTGGAAGGAGCCGCCGTCGGGGTAGATGTGGAGGCCGCGGAGGGAGGCCTCCATGGCGGCCACGGCCTTGGGCGAGGGACCGAGGGGATTTTCGTTGGAGGCCAGTTTGATGATGTTGGCCGGGTCGAGCCCGAGTTCGCGGGCGACGTCATCGATGGGTTTTCCGGGCTCGTAGGGAACGAGCTGGCGGAGGTTGGGATTGGCCAGATTCCAGACGGACATAAGCGGGAGATCTTGCCGAGCGGGTGGGGGGCTGTCGATGGGATTTGTGATTGGGCAGGGAGCTGGAACTCCCTAGGATGATCGGGACCATGACCCGCACCCCGATCCAATCCGAGAGCGGAGCCTGCCCCAGCCTGGGCGGTCTCAGGTTGAGGCATCCGTTGATGCTTTCGCCGATGGCGGGGTTCACCAACCTGCCCTTCCGCACGGCCATCCGGGCGATGGGGGGATTGTCGGTGGCGACGACCGACCTGGTCAACGCCCGGTCGTTGCTGGAGTTGAATCCCAAGGCGGTGCGGATGGTCACGGCCTGTTCGGACGACCGGCCATTGGGGGTGCAGTTGTTCGGGGCGGACAAGCACGAGTTGAGCGCGGCGGCACGTTTTCTGGAAGACCTGGGGATCGACTTCATCGACATCAATCTGGGCTGTCCGTCCGACAAGGTGACCAAGAACGGGGCCGGTGCGGCCTTGATGCAGGATGAGGAGTTGACCGAGGAACTGGCCGAGGCGGTGGTGAAGGCGGTCCGGCTGCCGGTCACGGTGAAGATGCGTTTGGGGTGGGATGAACGTTCGATCAACGCGCATGAGATCGCCCCCCGGCTGGAGGCGATGGGTGTGGCGGCGGTGGCGGTGCATGGCCGGACCAAGGCCCAGGCCTATTCCGGCAAGGTCAATCTGGAGGGCATCCGCGCGGTGGTTCAATCGGTCAAGCGCATTCCGGTCATCGGCAATGGGGACGTGCACAGTCCCGAGGATGCCCGGCGGATGATCCGCGAAATCGGCTGTGCGGCGGTGATGGTGGGCCGGGCGGCGCTGCGTGATCCCTTTTTTTTCCGTCGCACTGCCTTGTTCTTGGAAGATGGGATTGAGCGACCCCAGCCGGGGATGGAAGCCACTCTGCTTTTCATGCACCACCATTTTGTGCTGACCATGAAATATCTTGGGGAGGACGAGGCCTGCACCCTCTTCAGGAAAACGGTGGCGGGCTACAGCGACGAGTTTCCGCACCGGGAACGCTGGCGGGTGGCCTTCCAGCATCTCGAGTCCAAAGAAGAATACCTCGAACTCCTCGAGTCGCTCTGCCCGGGTGATTACTCCGCGCTGGCGCGGCGCCCGGTCTGGGATGCCGGGGTGATGTTGGAAGCGGTGCGGGCGGCGGTCGACCTGCCGGAACTAGAACCGGCAGGATCGACGCGCGTGAAATGAGGCGTGGGGGTGGGAGGTTGGACGATCAGGCCTTGAGACCGGCCATGCGGCCTTTGGCCTCGGCCTTTTCTTCATCGCGGGTGATGCGCTTTTCCAATTTGGAAAGGGCGCTGTTCTGCAACTGCCGGATGCGCTCGCGGGTGACGCGGAATTTTTTCCCGATGTCGGCCAGGGTCTGTTCCTTGGCACCGTCCAGGCCGAAGCGGAGGGAAA from Candidatus Methylacidiphilales bacterium encodes the following:
- the aroA gene encoding 3-phosphoshikimate 1-carboxyvinyltransferase, with the translated sequence MSKIKVYRIRKLAAEFEMPGDKSMSHRALMMAGFADGETRVSGFLPSEDCLSTLHAMQALGVEIDTISPTEFIIQGRRGKFLASGEPLDCGNSGTTMRLLTGLLSGQDFATKLFGDASLSKRPMKRVKEPLESMGAVIHCEGADNRPPIEVRGGKLKGIHYKTPVASAQLKSAILLAGLQAEGSTCVTEKTASRDHTERMLRHFHAHLAQKDLSVTVHGGTMLHGEDFRVPGDFSSAAFWLVAASAMLGARLKISNVGLNPTRTGLLTVLLRMGAQLRESVNDNATEPCGSLEILEGTRLKGTEIGGAEIPNVIDEIPIIAVAAALAEGRTVIKDAGELRVKESDRLAAIATNFRAFGVPIEETPDGLIIEGGAPLHAARVPSYGDHRIAMASAILGLFAEGASIIDDTDCIQTSYPTFEKHLAEVLDGDTASKFAVKWPFRKKTARPQTKKDPQSASPSA
- a CDS encoding prephenate dehydrogenase/arogenate dehydrogenase family protein, whose amino-acid sequence is MNRTVAIFGPGLLGGSILMALRAREPSTRLHTWARRPEALAPVREQQLADLADTDPVRVAAGADLVVLCTPVGAMPDLVRQILPAMDHATVLTDVGSVKAPVHLRLAPMTRDRCAWLGSHPMAGSEQSGLSAARASLFDGSLTILTPDDDTPARALTALRAFWESLGSRTITCSPQEHDRRVAAISHLPHLLAALLVHAADAGAREFAGPGFRDVTRIAAGPPEMWTEILLENRTAVLEALASLEASSRQARSALEAGDAATLTDLLHKACQVRRSLS
- the hisC gene encoding histidinol-phosphate transaminase, producing MSVWNLANPNLRQLVPYEPGKPIDDVARELGLDPANIIKLASNENPLGPSPKAVAAMEASLRGLHIYPDGGSFHLRNAIAEKMGVDRSMVVLGNGSNEIIELAYHAFGRAGTTSAVASRHAFVVYQLMAQLFDVTFIAAPDRDFHHDLDAIRAAIRPDTRLVFIANPNNPTGTRIPNEPLESFVRSLPPHVVCVLDEAYYEFLENPPASVEWVRQGLQVIVLRTFSKIQGLAGLRVGYGIASPETAEILQRCRQPFNANSMAQAGALAGLGDDDHMARTRAMTLDGRARLQDFFRGLGLRFVPSEANFVFVEVGEADRIFKALLREGIIIRSMTSYGLPAWVRVSIGTPEQMRRFEEAFSRLLRS
- the dusB gene encoding tRNA dihydrouridine synthase DusB encodes the protein MTRTPIQSESGACPSLGGLRLRHPLMLSPMAGFTNLPFRTAIRAMGGLSVATTDLVNARSLLELNPKAVRMVTACSDDRPLGVQLFGADKHELSAAARFLEDLGIDFIDINLGCPSDKVTKNGAGAALMQDEELTEELAEAVVKAVRLPVTVKMRLGWDERSINAHEIAPRLEAMGVAAVAVHGRTKAQAYSGKVNLEGIRAVVQSVKRIPVIGNGDVHSPEDARRMIREIGCAAVMVGRAALRDPFFFRRTALFLEDGIERPQPGMEATLLFMHHHFVLTMKYLGEDEACTLFRKTVAGYSDEFPHRERWRVAFQHLESKEEYLELLESLCPGDYSALARRPVWDAGVMLEAVRAAVDLPELEPAGSTRVK